Part of the Apostichopus japonicus isolate 1M-3 chromosome 13, ASM3797524v1, whole genome shotgun sequence genome is shown below.
GCGTCcctatccaagactgatctgcgcccatgctcaaaactgtcgatgtgtgtagtgttcggttatgaaaatatctggtatatttttatttccttcaacgaaattttttaattgccgtctgaattttcggaAATTCCATAACCagcattcttcatcatactcgtgcaattttgacccgtctgttagggtttgaaggaggtttttctatatcggttgtccatagatgatattttgtgcaacattatgggtatgttttgaagtgaatttattcacgagaattgtgaattttcaaattctgaacattGGGGCTGACGGATcctgtgggccgcgatgaagaatcacctacaaaagcaatgatcaacaggatatgtgatgaagtcgaacatgatgtgtgacttgtgacaatcttcaaaaaggttatagatgagaaaaaaagtatttggaaatacttggttctcaggcaaaagtgtacatatggttggtcagtttcaagcccgagaagtgccatttccggtgatctgggggtaccaaaaccagaaatttgcttgtacgctgcgcgccaaccaatggtggcgctccgcttagatagtaatacgcgcccccgggttagaaaatcctgcatacgcccctggttaaatgcagctttacaaggcctgggcagtgccattaaCTGCagtctgggaggcaatatttgccaaaaaattcttgtgcactttgccccaacttatggtggcgctccacttagatagtgagccagcagtaatgactttttatttcatcaatggcctgcaacccccccacttctgacaagaaatctccgccactgctagtgtacagtcaatacatgcagctacggtcaaaacccacaacacagtgtacattgcagtgatggacatctcaggtccagataaaagataacaaggtatcacttttcattactgtgtgcattttgtagcgacaagaagaaaacttcacttgcaagcaacggaaagttaacttttttttagagggcggcacgcggtttgggacgcgtcttcaatgcctttaagtggaTGCAATATTTTATGTGTAAGGCTTATGAACATCATCGCTAGGGAAAGAAGGCAAAATAAGGCAAATAATAATGTTGGTTTGGAGACGGCGAGAACTATATTGTAAGAACTTTTACATGCACTTATGGTGTTTTATTAAACAATAACTTCTTACCTCGTCGACTATATTTCGATCTCGCCAACATTTCCAGAGTCCCATAGCAAACTGAACGTGTAATCCGAAGTAAAGAACGAAGATCGGAACCACCATTAGAAATGTCAGCTCACCAATTCTCTGAAGAAGTAGAAAATATAGGCAATAGGAGAATATACAAAATAACGCCAttaacattttccttttcactgttaaatctttctttcttaacGATCCTTTCTAAACCAACAACGTCAATATACGACAAGCAGTTATTGAAATTAAAGTTTGCATTACTATTACTTGACAAGGTTTATCAGCCAGCAACTAGTATAGAAATCATTCATGTTTGTATGAGTTCACCGATGACGCCGCCCGAGCAAGGGCTCAGTCAAATAAACTTTTGGGCAGGCTGTAaccacctcctcctcccccaaccccccccccccctccatcggAATAACATCAAGGTGTTCAGCTCCTTTCGTCAACGCTGCTTcaaagcaccattttgcatcatATCTGCATCGTTAGGAcccataacccaccctccggaTGGTATAACATCTtgccacccccttccccaccccatgAAAAGATTGTGTTGGCGCTTTTTTTCTCGAGCTTGACAAACCTTTCGATACTGACTCGTCTTATAGATGTGTACGATGCCTCCGAAGCTATTTAGATTGAATTTTGGTTCTAATTATGGTTGAAATTTTGGTACTCTAATTTCCATCGGCACTAGCATTCTTTGGTAGATTTACTGTATCTCTTCAAATATGAATGAAATCTTTGTAAACTTACGCCTTCCTTTCTCGGACATTCTACAAGACGATGTACATAGAATGAtgtcctgtatatatataaaaaatcgaaacaaattttttttcaaagataaatataaaacttggaactttcataaaatatgaaaataataagatttttttttttttaattttgtataaaCAAAATCTCTGCTACTTCGGAACAATATCCCTCAGGTGAGACTTCGGTGATGACGTCAGTTTAGTCATGCATGGCTTGACCTTTGCCATCCCGCGTTTTACATTCCAGGTACCTCTTCaagtcaggagggggggggggggggctaagcgTTCCCTGTCTCAGATTTAATATGTGTGAGACCTCTGTGCTTCATTAGAACAATAGAATAACAAAGGTAAGACAGAAGACTTTTTCTTGACGTTTAGATTTAGTTATTTATACTTAAGACCTTAAGACACTAGTTTTCGAACGTTGTAAGGGCATGCATTGAATATGTATGAAAGCattaaatatgcatattcatagtatGTTTGCTTAGATTTCCATTCTGATTGGGCGTTAACTCAAACAAGTCGCTCCAAATGTTTACCTAGGATTCGATAGAAATTGTTATACTTACTTATAAGTTATAGGTTAAAGTGACTATAATATCAAAAGATGGACGCGCATTTTCAACTCAAGACATGAGTGTTGAATTTAGTGAATACTAAAATGGTATACATTATGTAAGCTAATGCATAATCCTTTTTATAGATTTTGTTATCTTCTCTCAGTTAAAGAGTACCTTACAACGTAAATCTGTAAGTTTCTAACTCCTTACCAAACTGCCGTGTATGCAAAGCCGACTGCATTACCGAGAGTTTTCTTCTTGGTGGTTAGACAGAGGGATATTGGAAAGTAGACCAGAGTCACCATCCAAACATTAGCAGTCAGAACTAACGTTTTGGTGGCTCCTGGGAAACAAAGAGAAGTATAAGACAGtatagcagggttgtccaacctacggcccgcgggccacagtccggcccgccgcagggttgcgtccggcccgccagagatgctctacgatgcgaaattttagtgagcagatttattgataacaatttgaagctatataatcaatcattcgaaccttctgggtccaaaaaactgcatacaggtcagtttgtgtgacactctcttagcggaggggggggggggggcggctgaactttattcatctgttttatcaggaaggtaaataaatcagtgcgctccgcgcgcagtgctcacattttgttgtcttgggcttcgggcaaaaaaatcgagcgtagggttcatgcggccccctccttcatccatgtggccctcctctgcaaaaggttagACAACCCTGCAGTATAGCGTAatatagcatagcatagcataacACAACATAACGTAACATATAGCCGTGACATAGCATTGTCGTGACATAACATGCTAGCTCCCACTACCATGCAACCTTAACTCTTCAACCAATTAAAGCACTGTGTAACATACCTCTCACCATGACTGGTACGTCATCGTAGTTAATGTCCACGTAGGAGTTACCAAAGAATAAATCCAGAATAGAAACACACGACACACCGATGGCGCATGCGTGGCCTATTCTGTCTCGATACGAATCCAAAAGATTAACAGCGCTGAGAATAGAATAGAggaaagtaaaataaacaaaaatgttgtttgtcATCATATAgcagaacaaagaaaagaaacaaaacaacagcAATTCAGGTGGTAATAATATGACAGCATAaatacagcatatatatgtatatatatgtatatatatatatatatatatatatatatatatatatatatatatatatatatatatatatatatatatatatatatatatatatatatatatatatatatatatatatatatatacgggagAACAGACACCGCTATAGAGCAGTCActgattagaaaaaaaaaatcaatttagaACACTCCGTTACGATCggtatatatagaaatattagATTAGTATTGTCGCCAAATTTGCATTTTACTGTCACCCTCAATACAAATCACTTTGTTCCACTGAGAGTTCAACACTTTATCTCAGGAAGTGTGGTGGAAGAGTTTCCTTTCTTTTAAAAATCTGTCATTAACTCAGATTCTTGTCGGTATAGGACGATGTTTGGTCCTTCACTCCCTCCCCATCGcacacctaccccccccccccccccccgcttgcATCTCCTGTTCCTCGGAACACCACTAAAGTAAGAAATCTTCGTGTTGGTACTTACTATACAATTCCTGGTCTTCCGTTTAGAAGATCTGGATAAAGTGCTTTTCTTTTCACAAAGAGAGCAAACACAGCGGTTACAAAAACCTGTCAAGCAATCACAGAATATAGGTAAGTATATCTATCATTCATGGTATGAATAACGGAAAGAACAGAAAGAAACATAAATGGtgataataatgatatcatcattaataaaaacataaaaacaaattggTATATTTTAGTGAGGAATACTGCTTTAACGGTGGTAAAAATGGCAATGACGGTCTTTGAATTACTTTAATACTGGTTTTATTACGATatgtaaataatgaaatagtTTTATAATGTGTTATGACACTCAGGAATTGTAGATTACACAAATCAAAagctaaaaacaaacattttttgttCAACTATTTACCTATGGGGTGATAAATGTTtatttaaacttgtaaatgaCTTGTATCGCCTCTGAGTTAAATACCAAACCACATATATTGAgatgatgaatatatatatatatatatgtatatatatatatatatggtgaagGAATGATAGATAGGCCTACATGACacaatattcatttattcagtTCACTTTTCAAGGACCACAGAAACAGCGAACCTTTTGCAATAAAAATTAGGGAGTTGCCGACATCCTTCTCCCAACTACAACCTCCTACCGCCACTCCTTCCTTCAACTCCCACCCCTGCCCCACCCACCAACACAGCCTACCCCCACCCTTCACACTACATACTCACCAAGTTAGTAAACAAAGTTTTTTAAACTGATACATATGTACccataataatttaatttagaACTTACAGCAGGTCCAGCCATAAATGATACTAAATCATATGGATTAAATTTTGGGTTTTCACAGTCATAAATTTCGTCGCTGTTATTCTGGGAAGCCATCTTTAATTCAGTTTCGACATTCATGTTTTTCTTATATAACTCTATACGATGAGAGATATATGGCCTCTGATTAGGTTTACATAGTCACGAAAATGAATCTTTCTCCGTAGTGTGGTAATCTCTCTTCTGAGTCCTTCTCATTTCAAACATCCGAAAGACAAAATGACAACCGTGACCATACGATGATGTTTGACATCAGTTCCGACACTCCGTACGAAATTTACCGAATCATTTACAACTAATTACAAATCAAACTCCGACAGGAATAACAAACACAAGCAGAGCGTGTCCTAAAAAGATATGTGGTTTTGCAGGCCTAATATACTCAACGCTGCCTACGCGGTAGGCCTGTCAGTAACTTCCAAACTGTATTTTGATACAGTTCTCTTGATTCTTGAGCCGTTACTTTATAGGATAGTGTGGTTCCCAGGAATGGTTTTATCACTACTGCAAATGGTATGTAATTTTTGTTACTCCGTAAACTGTGGGATCATATGAACAACACTCTACACAACTAACTAACACATTAGGCTTACTTTGAAAAACACAGGATTTTAAGATGTAGAATAAACACATCACAAAATCGACCTTTGCACCTTTTATCAATAATTAACTTCAAAATCTATTAATCATCAAGTTAGTCAGCAACTGTAACAAAAGCGTAAAAGCAAAGACTATTCTTTTGAGGAGTGCggttttaacttttcattgtaTAAGAACGACTTTTTACTGGCTGTCGATTGTTTAATCATTTAtttcaatgatatttgacatttttgtaCGGTGGTAGGGGCAAAGATCATATATCATCCAGAGTTTGGTGTCTTATTTCAAAATTTCGGTAAAACGGACGTTGCTCGAATTCAAAATGgtgctttattttgcacattcTGAAGAATATGTtactgtttaggttgtaccgtacaaatatgttatatatttctttacagtACACTAggacttttttggggggaatatTGTCTGCCAGTGGGggtggtgaggggagggggtgggggctgaGCCTCATGTTATTCTGGTGGTGGTAAGGTGTATACTTGTTAATAACAATAGATGAAAGTTAACTCCCTGAGCTTTTATtgaacaaatttatttacaacaGAAACGTTTGGtatgatatataaatgtattcatAAATCCTGAGTGTTGTAAGTCATCATCAATTATCAAGAAACTGTGAGTAGTTCATAAAATCCAAATTTATTCTTAGCCAGAATATTTTTAAACCGTCTGGTTCTATTGTCAACTGCACAACGAGTAATGCTTCTTAGCAAAGGCAACTTGACAGAAACCCATAGCTATAGGGTTAAGGAAAAAGATGTTCATATTGTActtttatatattgttatcaAGGCCTACACCAAAGAACAACTGACGAGTTGTTACAACATCACAATCACTACCAGAGCCTTGGTTTTGCTCTCTCCTCCATTTTTCctattttatgttgttgtcTCAAAGCTAGGTGTTTTTTTAGGAGTAAACATGAGAAATACATTAGTTGTCAGATATTTCTTCAACTTGAACAAATCATCAACCCATCTTCCCTACTTTTACGGAATTCTATATTTGTGGCAGCTTTCTTTAGCATGCTTAAACTCTTCACTAATGTTGGATGATGTCACAACAAATATGTTCCTACATAAAATACATTAATGTAACTTTAAACCAAATTCTGAGCAGATAAATGTAAACTGCTCATATCGTACCGTTACTTATGCTCCGATCATTATTCCCGACAAAATTACTCCTGTAAGGAAAGGATTTGGGGGTTCGTTGGTTTGGTCAAGTCACCACAGAGGCCAAAGCCTTTGCTTGAGTCGGTGGTTGAAATATGCAGAAAAGATAACAGTTCGTGGAGTTGTCTTAGGGCGATGAAAATGTCTACTCTATTTTGCAGCTCCATAAATAAAGTACATGATGGTTTTCACTTACAATGTGTCATTTGCTCATACCAAATAATAACACCACATGATAACCCATACTGTAGGACGAGATACGCATGCTGAACATAATTTCATCAAATACACCAATCCAGAAGATTTTTGATATATAGATTCCCAAACTTTGTCAAATGacaatatatttcatatcatcAACAAGTTATGTCCTCTGACATTTTGCCACCATTACTTTTATCTTTCGTATCAACGATTAGAGTTTCTTCTGTTTTAATATTCTTCCCTGGATCCTCTCCTGTGCATAGCGCGGTCTCTTCTCTATCGTTCACTGTTTCCTTGACAACAGGCTTCTCTGCCACGACCGATTCTCCCCCTTTAATGTAGCTGATGTCGCCGTTAGCCGTACAATGACGTTTGACATCTAAATCATTCACGTCAGCAGGACGAGTCCTTTTAGTACCACTTTCTTGGTCAACGTTCACTTCTCCTGATCTCAGATCACTCCCAGAGATGAATTTATCTTCAGTCTCTGATGTCTCATCACAATTTCCATCTTTAAATGTGGGACATTTGTCTAGGTCTGGTTTTAAATCTTGTGAATGACCCAGGCTTTGTGGATCAACTACAACCTCGAGTTTACATTTCCCCTGACTGACGGTGGGTTTTGCATCGGCTCCGTTGCAAATGTTTTTGAAAGTTTCTTCCTTCCACTCCGGAATGTCGACCCCCAGTTGagtcatgacctttgacatgacCTCGTCCACATATCCAAAGATTCGGACGTCAGCTCTCTTGTCCTATTTGAAGAAGAGTGGGATAGCAATGAACCAAGAACTATATCTAAAAAGTCTttttaaatcaaatgaaatgtactgtattgtatagcACGATACGCCATACCGAAAGGTAATATCTTGGTATGGTAATCTCTATTATTAGAGGTAATATCGAACCAAATATTCACAAAGCCCACTAAGATGTTGCTGATGAAAATGTCTCCATCTTTGTACAATTCATTGCCAGCCAGCCCAATGACGTTAAACTGAAGTTATGAGCAAAGACATAGTGTAAACAAATAAGGTCATACATAACCCCAAAGAGATAACTTGCAATTGCTGGATGTCCCACAGACAACAGCAgcaacttttgttttgtatcagcTGTTTAAACGGCAAAAGCTGGTCAACAAATAGTAATCTAAAACGCAAAGTATGACTGATGATGCACATTAGTGTTTCagtattaaaaagaaaattaataaactAGTGATTGCTTTTCGAACTACCTCCATGTTAGCCTAGCCTCACAGATGGCTGTGGTTGTCCCACTAAGTAGCATTGACACTACATGTTTACTCTTTCTGACAGTATTAATGAAGTAAACATCTGTTTGGATTCTTATGCAACAGACTATTTAACAACAATATCTTCTGTTATCATGTATttatgtgggggaggggggggggggagaatgagGGAGACCCAACACTGGAAAATGAAGTCAATCCCTGTAAAATATTGTGTTTCTACCAAAAGAACAAATAATTCAACcataaagaaagaaatcagAACTTACATATCTTGTGGGTTGGAGATTAACAATGGCTAATTTTCCACCATTTTTCTTCGTGAGTAAGGGTAAGGTTCCACTCGGGACGATTTGTAGAGATGTTCCCAGGCAAATAGACAGATCAGCTTCCCTGTAAGGACAGACAGATTTCAATATCACAGACTCAGTAATGTCATCAATCCTAATCTTCAAATGTTCTTCATTTATGCTTTTATACAGTTCTTCACACACAACACAGAAATGGAATGCCATTAGTAATTATGCAGAATCTTACAGGAatgggggcgggtgggggggggaagagtgggaagggggaggggaggttaCTTCTTTGGAGTAAAGATAAGGAACAGTTTGGCCTCCTACATCATCTCTTGACCACTAATGATACCTTAACTACTTGCAAACTGAGATTTACTGGTACTTTGGCAGCTATTGAAAGATATTTCAAACActtttaaaattgacaatgagTGATAACTCTAACACCGACTaagaacaaaaaggaaaaagaataaaaaagcaGAGAAAACCATTGCTGCTCTCAATTCCTTCATTGTGAGGAATTCTGGTAATTCTAAACTTTGACATTTTCAACTATATAAAATCTGTAAAATTGCACAAgaatttttggtttgtttttttatatctgAACATGAAACTACAGTACAAGCCCCATCCAGTAAAGCTGAAATGAAATACCTGGAGTATTTATCTGCAAGTTCAAGATCAGTTTCAGGTAAAGCATCCTCCCAATCTAGGATGGTGTCTCTCAATTTACCCCTGATGAAGGACAAAACAaaccaagaagaagaagaataagtaCTAAAGTCATTCCAAATTTACCAGGATCAAGCTCCGAAACTTACAATCCACAAAGGCAGGGCAGCGAAGAATTCTGTATAAAAATTCTGAAAAGTGGCCCTTTTTGTTAGCAAAAGGTAGCCTTTTCCAATATGTGCAATGgaaaagtaatttttttactGAAAGACTCCCCATTTGTTGAAAACCTTAAGATCAAATAGTAACTAGAAGTGTCCTTTGGTTGAAGAAACAATCAAATACTGCAATTTTTAGTACAGGGTGCAAAGGGGATCCAGTTTGATCCAGGGAAATTTCACCGGAGTGGCACTGTATAATTTGGactctccctcctccccccacccctggtAAGATTGTATCCTGTTCTGCTACCCCTGACAACCCATCCTGAAGGATGATAAAGAGAGGAGGATCTAACTAACCAGTTTTTGACATATTCGTAATGAAAGAAACCTTATTCTATAATCATATATTCCACTCATATACCACAAGGGAACACTTACCAGATACTGAATTGTTTGGACCACCCTATGACTAAACCCTTTATCTATTTATTAGACATAAAAAACCAAAAAGACCACTCACCGGCACTTTCCCCTAGATTTCATTTGGGAACAGACCTTTCCAGTGGGTTTCAGACCCAATGTTGGAACAGCTGTTGGCTGGACATATTCTCTGCATTAGAAAGAAATACATAATATATTCCAAAGGCTCATTTCACAGAAAAGATAATTGACAACACACCTTAATATACTTAAATACAGTAACGACTAAAACTATTATTGGAAATTGTCTTTTTATCAGGACTTAAACCAGTTAATAATTGAGCAATCACAAATATTCCTATCAGTGTCATtgtgaatggaaaaaaatgttgtCTTAATACTCAAGTTTGCATATTCAATTTAAATTAGActtactttaaaataaatattaaacacaGATATGGAAATTAAACCACATCGGCAGTTCATCTTATAGTAATGGTGTACTATGGTAAAGAAAAAACTTATCCTTGGAAGTTTACCTGTGACATTTATCACATTTCTCTGTAAACATGTTCCCATGTAGTTCTGACATCTTCTTCCTGAAAATTAATATAAGATACATGATAATATGAGAACattaaaaatgatttaaaaagtCATCAAATATTGCGTTTTATatttaacttttgttatacaTTACTATTAATTACATAATTTAACTATAATTTTGCCACTAAAAATTGACTAATCACACAATATTAACAGTTTAGTGTCCCACTATGTTTATAACTATAATTTTGCTACTAACAGTTTactaaatacatacacacaatattAACAGTTGAGTGTCCCACTATGTTTAAACTGTAATTTTGCTACTAACAGTTGACTAATACATACACAATATTAACAGTTTAGTGTCCCACTATGGTTATAACTATAATTTTGCTACTAACAGTTGactaatacatacacacaatattAACAATTGAGTGTCCCACTATGTTTATAACTATAATTTTGCCACTAACAGTTGactaatatatacacacaatatTAACAGTTCAGTATCCCAATATGTTTATAACTCTTATAACCCTTGTCAATACAACATTTTAGTTTTGCAGCAGATGGACTTAGTCAAGCATTGAAGAAAACCATACTAAAAACCTTCTGCATGCGACAtgcaaattttcaattttccagaAGAGAAaattgaacaaagaaataaagaatgaTACTTGAATACCTTGTCATCTCATGTCATCTCATCTAAACCTTCTTTTTGCTAAGTCTACATGACAAATGCTATCCAACTAAGAATCTTGTCAAAGCTCTGGGAGAACAATCTGTTACCCTAACATCTCATTACCCTTCAGAATTGTACTTCTGGAGGCAACACAACAAATTTCACATCTGATGGATGAAAAAATCACTTGAAGATGGGTTGAGGTTCTTACCTTGGAAAGCCAGACTTAAGGTGCAAACCATCCACATTCTGTGTAACTACGTATGTTAATTTGCCTGCTTTTTCAAGGCCCAGTAGGGCCATGTGTGTTAGAGTCGGTTGAGCAGAGTCAAAGGTAATGTTGACATCTGGTTTTTTACCCTCTTTCTCCAGAGTCCAAACCCCCTTTGGTCCtctgaaaaatatcaaattaacaaaaagtaaatttaaattgacttaaaaaaaaaacagtttaaaatgtacACATGTTCCAGCTAGCTATTCATGTTCCACTCTGACTGAgtaagttctttttttttcttttcaattttctgaaaatttctTTAGAAAGCAATAAGCATATAGcttttttcatttattcatgtttttattCACTGCTCACATCTTACAGTCTTATATTTTGCTGACACTTCTCTCATATAAATTGCAAGTTACACATTTCTACATATTTTAGAGGGACTAATTCAGGGTTAAGGAAACATAACATTTGCTTCACATAACTTGAAAAATTAGTTTCTACAAACCTGAAATCGGGTATCCCTGCTGATGTGCTGATGCCAGCACCTGTGTGAGCAACAATTCCATTGGAGCTATGAATTAACTTCACCAGTTCATCTATTTTGGTTTGGAGGATATCTGGAGGGTCAAATTTCTACAGAGGAAAAAAATGTGACAGCAATTTACAGGGCCTGCATAGTCTTTGAGACAAAGCACATGCATCCTGGCAAACATTCTGCTGGGAAATGCATACAGTATCGTAGTACGACCAGGGAGCAGCTAGTAAcactaacagctccctggtacgaCTTAAAAAAATGAGATGCTAACGTTACAGCAGAGAATACATCCCTGCAAAGTCAACTGCTTCAGGCCAGATAGCTAGTAGCCAGATGCTAGTAGATAATTCATAGTCTTAAGTTAGGGCTATTAGGGCTAACATGATATGTATTAAAGGCAAGTCATATTTATTCTTAATGTTACTAGGCCTTGactgctactagtactactagccACTGGTATCTAGGCCTAGATCGTTTTGCTAAGATATCACCCGATTATTGCACAAAAGTGTCCAACATTCTTGACTACCGGGGCAGCGGCCTC
Proteins encoded:
- the LOC139978437 gene encoding NAD-dependent protein deacylase sirtuin-6-like isoform X2 codes for the protein MDFHRMIIRANVVHLRGPKGVWTLEKEGKKPDVNITFDSAQPTLTHMALLGLEKAGKLTYVVTQNVDGLHLKSGFPRKKMSELHGNMFTEKCDKCHREYVQPTAVPTLGLKPTGKVCSQMKSRGKCRGKLRDTILDWEDALPETDLELADKYSREADLSICLGTSLQIVPSGTLPLLTKKNGGKLAIVNLQPTRYDKRADVRIFGYVDEVMSKVMTQLGVDIPEWKEETFKNICNGADAKPTVSQGKCKLEVVVDPQSLGHSQDLKPDLDKCPTFKDGNCDETSETEDKFISGSDLRSGEVNVDQESGTKRTRPADVNDLDVKRHCTANGDISYIKGGESVVAEKPVVKETVNDREETALCTGEDPGKNIKTEETLIVDTKDKSNGGKMSEDITC
- the LOC139978437 gene encoding NAD-dependent protein deacylase sirtuin-6-like isoform X1 — translated: MSVNYSDGLSPYDNKGKCGAPEKFDPPDILQTKIDELVKLIHSSNGIVAHTGAGISTSAGIPDFRGPKGVWTLEKEGKKPDVNITFDSAQPTLTHMALLGLEKAGKLTYVVTQNVDGLHLKSGFPRKKMSELHGNMFTEKCDKCHREYVQPTAVPTLGLKPTGKVCSQMKSRGKCRGKLRDTILDWEDALPETDLELADKYSREADLSICLGTSLQIVPSGTLPLLTKKNGGKLAIVNLQPTRYDKRADVRIFGYVDEVMSKVMTQLGVDIPEWKEETFKNICNGADAKPTVSQGKCKLEVVVDPQSLGHSQDLKPDLDKCPTFKDGNCDETSETEDKFISGSDLRSGEVNVDQESGTKRTRPADVNDLDVKRHCTANGDISYIKGGESVVAEKPVVKETVNDREETALCTGEDPGKNIKTEETLIVDTKDKSNGGKMSEDITC